A single genomic interval of Hyalangium ruber harbors:
- a CDS encoding sodium:proton exchanger: MQALLVFLAIAALSLLASSRTLLDPSRFPGVAQLAASGLLFLVFGALLGPGQIGVLSVADLDGLRPVLALGLGTAGVILGLNLEPRLLRLLPRPVFSAALAHAGVAFLFVAVPLSGALVLTTRLPLPAAVGGAALLGAAASLSSGHFAVLGYRSGRMERSRGLGVALLTMLDDGVGLGVLALALVLGAAASPTEGLGLVSLALLLGMLCGGLLAFLTYALKDPAELVAVALGGVALVAGAAAYLRVSVLLAGVACGATLALVGGRAVGQVARALGRFERPTYLVLVFLAGCHLQARDKEAWLLLPGYVALRFLGKILGGRLAHRLVANALDLPPRLGLALIAQGGLAVCLVVEYLLLVPGELSQHIFDVVALGAVINEVLARRAFRQVLESHRAAPRSAA; encoded by the coding sequence GTGCAGGCGCTGCTCGTCTTCCTCGCCATCGCGGCGCTCTCGTTGCTCGCATCGAGTCGCACGCTGCTGGATCCCAGCCGGTTTCCCGGAGTGGCCCAGCTCGCGGCCAGCGGCCTGTTGTTCCTGGTGTTCGGCGCGCTGCTGGGGCCCGGGCAGATCGGGGTGCTCTCCGTCGCGGATTTGGATGGCCTGAGGCCGGTGCTGGCCCTGGGGCTGGGCACGGCGGGCGTGATTCTGGGGCTGAACCTGGAGCCGCGCCTGTTGCGGCTGCTGCCGCGGCCGGTGTTCTCCGCGGCCCTGGCGCACGCGGGGGTGGCCTTCCTGTTCGTGGCGGTGCCGCTGTCCGGCGCGCTGGTGCTCACCACGCGGCTGCCGCTGCCGGCGGCGGTGGGCGGCGCGGCGCTGCTGGGCGCGGCGGCCAGCCTGTCCTCGGGACACTTCGCGGTGCTTGGCTATCGCAGCGGGCGCATGGAGCGCTCGCGCGGGCTGGGGGTAGCCCTGCTCACCATGTTGGATGATGGGGTGGGGCTGGGGGTGTTGGCGCTGGCGCTGGTGTTGGGAGCGGCGGCGAGCCCCACCGAGGGCTTGGGCCTGGTGAGCCTGGCGCTGCTGCTGGGCATGCTGTGCGGGGGCTTGCTCGCCTTCCTCACGTACGCGCTGAAGGATCCGGCGGAATTGGTGGCGGTGGCGCTGGGCGGCGTGGCGCTGGTGGCGGGCGCGGCGGCGTACCTGCGGGTGTCGGTGTTGCTGGCGGGCGTGGCCTGCGGGGCGACGCTGGCGCTGGTGGGCGGCCGGGCGGTGGGGCAGGTGGCCCGGGCGCTCGGGCGCTTCGAGCGGCCCACCTACCTGGTGCTGGTGTTCCTGGCGGGCTGTCACCTGCAGGCGCGGGACAAGGAGGCCTGGCTGCTGCTGCCGGGGTATGTGGCGCTGCGCTTCCTGGGCAAGATTCTGGGAGGGAGGCTGGCCCACCGCTTGGTGGCCAACGCGCTGGATCTGCCGCCGCGGCTGGGGCTGGCGCTCATCGCCCAGGGCGGGTTGGCGGTCTGCCTGGTGGTGGAGTACCTGCTGCTGGTGCCCGGGGAGCTGTCGCAGCACATCTTCGACGTGGTGGCCCTGGGGGCGGTGATCAACGAGGTGCTGGCCCGCCGGGCGTTCCGGCAGGTGTTGGAGTCGCACCGGGCGGCGCCCAGGAGCGCGGCATGA
- a CDS encoding cation:proton antiporter encodes MTGAIVRLGLLVVLLAGITRVQVWRVDTGTSVMLAAGALLLCGLFAGKVAKGVGLPRLTGYLLVGVVVGPYALGFIPGAGVKGLELVKGLAVSLIALVAGTELHLGLIRRVGIKVAVLCAAVCGVTFVVCFGAVFALKPVLPFLAAMTVPQALAVSALVSTVVVSFSPTVTIAIVQETQARGPFTEFLMALVIIGDLFVMVAFALAAGITKASFGGGFDVQGLLGGVGWELFGSVAVGGLLALALLVYMKRVNRELPLFLVGLCFAAAEGGARLHLSPLMVALSAGALIANLDERESQRVHHAIQLAGLPVFALFFAAAGAGLKLDTLVTVGPAALLLVVVRAVAIHLSCRRFAPPEDPRLRRYLWMGLISQAGVTFGLAALVARTFPDFGPQVEVLIVAMITTHELVGPVLTRKALERSGETRGDERPHVA; translated from the coding sequence ATGACGGGGGCGATCGTCCGGCTGGGGCTGCTGGTGGTGCTGCTGGCGGGGATCACCCGGGTGCAGGTGTGGCGCGTGGACACGGGCACCTCGGTGATGCTGGCGGCCGGGGCGCTGCTCTTGTGCGGGCTGTTCGCCGGCAAGGTGGCCAAGGGCGTGGGGCTGCCGCGGCTCACTGGCTATCTGCTGGTGGGGGTGGTGGTGGGGCCCTACGCGCTGGGCTTCATCCCCGGCGCGGGCGTGAAGGGACTAGAGCTGGTGAAGGGGCTGGCGGTGAGCCTCATCGCCCTGGTGGCCGGCACGGAGCTGCACCTGGGGCTCATCCGCCGGGTGGGCATCAAGGTGGCCGTGCTGTGCGCCGCGGTGTGCGGCGTCACCTTCGTGGTGTGCTTCGGGGCCGTCTTCGCCCTCAAGCCGGTGCTGCCCTTCCTGGCGGCCATGACGGTGCCGCAGGCGCTGGCCGTCAGCGCGCTGGTGTCCACGGTGGTGGTGTCCTTCTCGCCCACGGTGACGATCGCGATCGTCCAGGAGACGCAGGCGCGAGGCCCGTTCACCGAGTTCCTCATGGCCCTGGTCATCATCGGCGACCTGTTCGTCATGGTGGCCTTCGCGCTGGCGGCGGGCATCACCAAGGCGAGCTTCGGCGGGGGCTTCGATGTCCAGGGGTTGCTGGGTGGGGTGGGCTGGGAGCTGTTCGGTTCGGTGGCGGTGGGAGGGCTGCTGGCGCTGGCGCTGCTGGTGTACATGAAGCGGGTGAACCGGGAGCTGCCGCTGTTCCTGGTGGGGCTGTGCTTCGCGGCGGCCGAAGGTGGGGCGCGGCTGCACCTGTCGCCGCTGATGGTGGCGCTGTCGGCAGGGGCGCTCATCGCCAACCTGGACGAGCGCGAGAGCCAGCGCGTCCACCACGCCATCCAACTGGCGGGCCTGCCCGTGTTCGCCCTCTTCTTCGCGGCGGCTGGGGCGGGGCTGAAGCTGGACACGCTGGTGACGGTGGGGCCGGCGGCGCTGCTGCTGGTGGTGGTGCGCGCGGTAGCCATCCACCTGTCGTGCCGGCGCTTCGCTCCCCCAGAGGATCCACGGCTGCGGCGCTACTTGTGGATGGGGCTCATCTCCCAGGCGGGAGTGACGTTCGGGCTGGCGGCGCTCGTGGCCCGCACCTTCCCGGACTTCGGGCCCCAGGTAGAGGTGCTCATCGTGGCGATGATTACCACGCACGAGCTGGTGGGCCCGGTGCTCACCCGAAAGGCGCTGGAGCGCAGCGGCGAGACTCGAGGCGACGAGCGCCCACACGTGGCTTGA
- a CDS encoding L-threonylcarbamoyladenylate synthase encodes MAAPILEVDIEHPQPRHVARAVEVLSRGGVIAYPTDTYYGLGCDLFSKKAIERLYQLKGRDKKKPMSFLCPDLSDVAKYAHVSNFAYRTMKGLTPGAFTFILEATRVVPEMMMSKQKQVGIRVPDAPLARALAAGLGHPLITTSAHDEEGEPLIDAKGIKEKLGHGLELILDGGVTLMEPSTVVSLIGDSLEVLRQGKGRLDA; translated from the coding sequence ATGGCGGCCCCCATCCTCGAGGTGGACATCGAACATCCCCAACCCCGGCACGTGGCGCGGGCCGTGGAGGTGCTGTCGCGCGGCGGGGTGATCGCCTATCCCACGGACACGTATTACGGCCTGGGGTGCGATCTGTTCTCGAAGAAGGCCATCGAGCGGCTGTACCAGCTCAAGGGTCGGGACAAGAAGAAGCCGATGTCGTTCCTGTGCCCGGACCTGTCGGACGTGGCGAAGTACGCGCACGTGAGCAACTTCGCCTACCGCACCATGAAGGGCCTGACGCCGGGGGCCTTCACCTTCATCCTCGAGGCCACGCGCGTGGTTCCGGAGATGATGATGTCGAAGCAGAAGCAGGTGGGCATCCGGGTGCCGGACGCGCCCCTGGCACGCGCGCTGGCGGCGGGGTTGGGCCATCCGCTCATCACCACCTCCGCGCATGACGAGGAGGGCGAGCCGCTCATCGACGCCAAGGGCATCAAGGAGAAGCTCGGGCACGGGTTGGAGCTCATCCTGGACGGCGGGGTGACGCTCATGGAGCCCTCCACGGTGGTGTCGCTGATTGGCGACTCGCTGGAAGTGCTTCGTCAGGGTAAGGGTCGGCTGGACGCGTAG